DNA sequence from the Nitrosopumilus sp. genome:
TAAGCATAACCCTATAGTCAACTTCAGTTTTTTCACTACCAGTTGCAGGTAATGCAAATACCAAAGTAGATTTTTCAGCTCTAAGTGCAGTTAATTCATCATTTATGGATTCAGTAATATCATCACTTACTAAGACAAGACCAACATCTGAGTCATCAGTCAATATTCTGATTTCTTCTAATGCCTTTTGAGGATTTTCAGAAATTTTTCCAGGAATTCCAGCTAATTGGAAACTGGTTACAAAGGATTTACTTCCAACAGTGAATATTTTCA
Encoded proteins:
- a CDS encoding V-type ATP synthase subunit F, with the translated sequence MTPKRVKLEHGKISTVKIFTVGSKSFVTSFQLAGIPGKISENPQKALEEIRILTDDSDVGLVLVSDDITESINDELTALRAEKSTLVFALPATGSEKTEVDYRVMLKKILGV